DNA from Fusarium falciforme chromosome 7, complete sequence:
GAGGTCCTTTTGATTCGCTGATGAGAAACCCTGAGGATCTTGTACTGGATCTAACTGGCAGTCCCGATTGGTTTTCGGCTCTTCGGCAGCGTCGCTTTTGCGGGCAGGGGGCAACAACTCCTCTTCTGCCCAAGAAGCTTCTCCGCGATTGTCTTGAGTTGTTCGTCATTCTGGCTGGTTTGCCCATGGAATTCGGCCGAGGGCCGAGTCTGTGCAACCGCCCCGAAAACGACTCACTCAACGTAGCCCAGTCAAAAGTCTAATCATTCATTTGCTCGTTAATGATCTCGATTCGTGACAGTGAGACTTCGTGAGACATTATGCCGCAGCATGAAGCCTCACCTTAACCCCATTCGCAATACAGTTGATCAATGTCAAGTTATGCCCAACAACAGCATCCTTCTCCAAGCTCTCCATCCTATCGAACCGCTGCAACAACCGTACCGTGACGTAACTTGCTTCGATGAGCGCAAATTGCTGACCGATACAGATTCTCGGACCTCCATTGAACTGTTTGCCGTCAGTATGCCAtgaatggcgatggcgagagAGAGGATGTAACCCACAGGCAAATATTCCCACCCAACCTTTCTCCCCTCCCACCGCTCCGGCTTGAATTCGTCCGCATCAGGCCCCCAAATGTCCTTCCGGCGATGCATGACATGCACGGAAAAATCGGTCGAAGAGCCTTTCGGGATGAAGATGGGCGAATTCCCATCCTTGCCCCCACCGCGGGGAAGCGTCGTATCCTTGTTCGCATAGCGAGCGTTGATGGGCACGACGGGGTAGAGGCGCAGCGATTCGTCGTTGACGTACCGGAGGTACTTGCAGGCCTTGAGTTTCGCAAAGGTAATCTCGGAAGGATTTTCATAGGTGCCGAATACGTCAATGATGACGTCGCGGAGTTTCTTGTAACGAGCCGGGTCTCGGGAAAGGTTATAGAAGACTGAGAATGAGTCAGTATGTAAGAGCTTTGATTGATAGAAGAGGCCTACCCCAGCCAAGGTGTGAAGCTGTAGTATCGCGACCAGCGAGCAAGACGTGCAGCAACTCTGAGCGTAACTCCTTCGGGTTCTGCGTTTCAGCAGCTATCGCCTCGAGAAAGATGTACTGCTCCTTGCCACCACTGTTCATATCTGAGACTTTCTCCCGCAAACCCTTGGAGAGTGCGAGTTGGACAAAGTGGTCAACAAAATCGTGAACAATTTTGCACGAGTTACGGAATTCTAGTGAGTCGTAGAGCCACCAAGAATCCATGAAGCGTGACCGTGTAGCAAGGGCCATCTGACCAGAATCAAAGGCGGTAGCAAACCGTTCTTCTTTGCTGCCAAGTTTTGAACTCTGGTAGCCGGGTAAGAGTCTGAGCTGGCTGTTGACGGATTCACCAAAGAGGAATTCAGTGGCGGAGTCAATAGTCAAACGGAAGAAGTAGGGCAAGAGGTCGATCTGCTCTATCCAGCCGTTCGGCCCAATCATTGGCCCGATCAACCTCATTAAGTTCCGGACATGGGTTTCTTCGAGATTGAGATCGCTGACTTGATCTCTTGTGAACTGGGGGCGAATGATGGCCTGGATCTGGTTAGCTACATAGGGGTTACGGCGGGTTATGTTAACCACCTACTCTTGAATGTTTCCAGTGGTCGCCATCTGCCGTAAAAATGCCATTGCCAAGCATGGGGAGAAAGTTCCCTCGTCGCGACGGTCCAACATCTACGTTGTTAGCGTGTGGCCCCAGATATTGACGTGACACCTACCAAAGTCATTGAACTTGTTGGCGAGAATAGTCTGGATATTCTTGGGATCGGCAGTGCGGATATTCCTCGCTCCTCAAATGGGTATTAGTGGCAGACGACGAAGAGCGGTAAAGGCTCGCTTGGCAAGCGAGAGAACATAAGCACCCACCCAGAATCTGGTACCTATACGTATGCGCCCCTAGATCCTCAAACCGCTTGATGATATCAACAGGAAACTGCTGTGCCTTGTCGGCAGCCAGTGCACGCAACAAGTTGTCAATGCCGAGCGGCCATCGGTTCTTCTCAAACGGAGGCTCTTCGCATTTGAGCTCTCGTGCCTTGGCCGCATGACGTcgggagatgatgaagctggagaTAATGGCGTAAAGGATGTACGACGTGACTACCCAGATCAGGGCTCCAAGGGCGAAGGAGATTTGCATCTTTGTGTTGATAGGTGCTAAAGGCGTCGTTTGTGAGCTCACAGATGGTGCATTGCCTGTATCAAGATGCCGAGCCAAGAGAGCAAGGGGGGGTTCAAAAGCAGTAAAAGCGTCAAGGCACAGCTAACACAAAAATGCAGCGACCAACAGTGACACACCCAAGCTACAAAAGGACCCGAGCCACAACCAACGAGCACACCCCCCGAACGACACCTATAACCCTCCGAACGGCACCTCTAGTTAGTCCGATGCATGAAATCGGGTCCCGTGCAACTCGGGTCCCAACTCGGGTCCCCTCCCAACCCTCAAGTTTCACAACGTGCAATCCTTCACACCATCTTTCGCCCTCTATCGCCATTTCGACCTCAAATTCAGCCACGCAGAGATTATAGAGATTGCAAGATGACGTACCCCCAGAATGTCGGCATCAAAGCGATGGAGATTTATGTTCCGCCACAGGTAAAGCCACTCTCCTTTGTTCTCCCCGCAAGGTCTGACCTTGAGGCTGACGAGAAAAGTGCCTTGATCAAGCCCTCTTTGAGAAACACCAAGGTGTATCGGCGGGCAAGTACACCATTGGCTTGGGTCTCCAGTACATGAACTTTTGTACCGACCGAGAGGGTAAGCTCCGTACCGTCTGCCTGATCAGGAATCCTCTACTGACCTTGGTGTAGATGTCTGCTCTCTGGCCCTCACCGCTgtctcctctctcctccgcAAGTTCGACATCGACCCAAAGTCCATTGGACGTCTTGAGGTGGGCACCGAGTCACCCAttgacaaggccaagtctGTCAAATCGGTCCTCACGACTCTCTTCGAGCCACATGGCAACACAAGCCTCGAAGGCATCGACACCATCCACGCCTGCTACGGTGGGACGAGCGCCCTCTTCAACGCTGTCAATTGGGTCGAGTCTCGCTCGTGGGATGGCCGAGATGCCATCGTAGTGGCGTCCGACATCGCTCTTTACAAAGAAGATGCGTCTCGTCCAACTGGTGGCGCTGGCTGTGTCGCCATGTTGATCGGTCCGAATGCGGTGCTCTCCCTAGAACCGAGCTTGCGGGGCGTCTACATGACCAACACCTTCGACTTCTATAAGCCCGATATGAAGGTCGAGTTTCCCATCGTCAATGGCCACGAGTCCATCGCTTGCTACCTGGGTGCTCTGGATGAATGCCACAAGGACCTGCTCCGTCGCActgaggctgccaagaagcagctcaatGGCAATGCACCAAAGACTGGAAAGAAGGTTCTTGACCTATTTGACTACATGGCCTTCCACACTCCTAATTGCAAGCTGGTTAGCAAGTCGTACGGTCGACTTAAGTACAATGACTGTTTGAACTCGACCAATGCTGCTGACTGGGAGGGAATTCCTGAGGAGCTTCGGAATCTGAGCTACAAGGACTCCCTGAAGGACAAGACACTGGAGAGAGCACTTGTTGCTGCCACAAAGACTGAGTTCAAGAAGCGAGTTGAGCCATGCATTGCCGCGCCCTCTTTGTGCGGAAACATGTACACCGCCAGCCTGTACTGTTCTCTGATCAGCTTGATCAGCAACATTGATCTTGCCTCCGCGGAGGGCAAGACTATCGGTCTGTTCAGTGTAAGTGGATGAGCTCCTGTTGTTTTCCAGAATGGGGCTGACTGTAATGAACGGCCAGTATGGAAGTGGCGCCGCCAGCACGCTCTTTGGCATGAGAGCCACTGGTGATCTAACCAACATGGTTCAGAAGATCGATCTCATGAGCCGTCTGAAGCAAAGAAACATCCAGACCCCCGAGGATTACGAGAAGGTGAGTCCTAAAGAATGTAGTTGCTGCATAGGTGTGCTGACTCGTGTCCACTAGGCCTGTGCTCTTCGACTGAAGGCTTACGGAAATAAGAGCTACAAACCACTTGGCGATGTGGCTTCTCTGGCGCCAGGGACGTACTATCTCGAGAGTATCGATGAGGCATACCGTAGAACTTATGCTATCAAGGGCCAGTGAACAATGGGGCTGGCGTCTGAAGCATCGCTTATCGAAGGGTAGGTAAACCGAGGCCAGGTTTAAGCTATAGATGAATAGAGAAAAGTGCATTTGTCAATCCTCAGTTTTGTTTCCTCTTACATGGTTCTCCTTCTTTCACCGGTAGTCAGCACTCACATGAGCAGGCAATGCAGTGAAAACTGCTGTGGAAGCACAGGTATCGCCAGAATGCCAAGCGATTGTAGAAGTGAGCCTTGTAGGGCTGATAGCTACGTTGGTTGATCATGCCCATGTGATTAGCGAGCCGGGTAGGCACCTGGACGGGACACGAAGATCAGTGTTGAGACAGGGACTTAACAACCCATATGAGAATAAAGATAGCTGGGATTCCGAACTCCTCAAGGCAACTTTCCTGCAAGGAAGTTGATATCTGCCTAATACGTCCACTTTCGCGAGGATATTTCGCCTTTGTTTCTGTAGCGATCAACCGCATGTCGGCGAAAGCTGTCCTTTTCGGTGAAAGGGAGCGACAGTTTGAGTCGGCCGACAGCTTCAATCCCACCGACAATACCACAAGATGACGCGTTCATAAAGAAGTCCTACTGGTTGACGGATGCAACCAGAGTGGAGAAGAGGCCATGTATGTCTCAGGACCTGACAAGACAGATGTATGTCTCAGTTTGGCAAAAGCCGAGGCCTGTTATAGGAAGCATGTGCTCCCAGAACAGCCACCGCATAAACGATCCTTAAGATCCATCATATTAAGCGCCCTGAACAAGTCAATATTCGAGGACGCGGAGAAGCATCCGAAGAAGCATGCAGTCAGTGTAGCAGTTGGCCTCATTCTCGCGTATCTGACGAAAACAAATATCCCATCGATTGCTTGCGTACCAGGTCCCGCTCTGGGATGGAGTAgcaatatataaaatatgcTACTGTACAACCCTGTTGCATGTGGTCCACGCGGCCCGCCGGCTAATGATCCACGCGGCCCGTCGGCAACCGGCACCTGGTTTGATATTAATCCCTGGTTATAGTAATTGTCGATGCTGGGATTGGAGGCAGGCTGCCTTTTCAAGGGGATTTGACCGGTAGGATTTGGACGGCTGCAGCCAAGATGCCTTATCTTGGAGAAACCGGGCGCTTAGTAGATGGAACTGCATGCCATGAAGGAGGGTTACTTCGAGTGTGGCTGAGATAAAGGTGTTGCAAAAGGATTGGAATGGTGTCAATAACACTGCAACCATACTAGAGAGGGATCTAGACCTTCTAATGGATATGGGTAGTCTCCATGAACGTAACACATCTCGCCAAGACGGTACGTAGAAACTCTAACGGTTCAAGATCACCGTTGACCCCTGTTCCCCAGTGGCGTCTGACAAATGTGGAGTCCAAGCTCAACGTCTGATTCAGATGCCTGTGCCTGTCGTATGTCGACACAGATTGAAGGAATATCAGGGCAGATCCAGCAGGATGCTATGCTGCTTACCTACTTACAAGGCAAAAGGACCTCTCCACTGCGGGATTTGTTGGTCTGACAGAAACCTGGTGTTGCAGCCAGGCATTACGCAAACAGGAGGTGCTGAAGAGACGAGATGGAGGCGATCAGATTACATATAACGTGATTGCAATGGGATCATGTTGGACGTATGGAACTTTTAACTTTGTAGATTGTTGGTTCTTCAGATTCGATCACAAGGCCACAGAAATGCCCCGAAGCCCCCGGCGTTGGACCCCTGAAGAAGACCGTGTGCTActtgacaaggtcaagcaacTATGTGAGTTCCTATGACTGACCTACGCTAACTACCTGATCTAACCATCCACGATGAGCTAAAGTTACCGACGGCGCCAAGAACGATACGACTATCAGCTGGGCTACCGTGGCCAACGCCCTTCCTGACCGCAACAACAAGGACTGCCGAAAGCGCTGGTCCAAGATAACTGGAGCCAAGAAGGGTTCGTGGTCTTTTAGTGAGGACGAGCAACTCTTGGAAGGTGTGCAGAAGTTCGGCCGCCAATGGGCTATGGTTGCAAAAGGTGTTGAAACGAGGAGTGCGGATCGTGAGTTTCCATTGGCTGAGGAAGGGAGAGTAAGCATTACTGACACAGAACTAGAGTGCGCCAAGCGTTGGCAACATTGTCTAGACCCCTCTCTAGATCGCAGCGAGTGGACAGGTGACCAGGATGCACGATTAGTTGCCGCGGTGCGACGTTACAGCACCAATTGGAAGGACATCAAGAAGTTTGAGTTCCCCAAGCGTTCGACGACGAATTTGAAGAACAGGTTGGTTCCACAACACACATGCCTTGATTGTCCATTTTGACCACCTTGTTCAGACATATTGCCCTATTCCGGCAGAGGAATAAGGCACCTGGTGCTTGCTCCAGTACAACCGAAACGTTAGACCAGGGCATCGACTGGTCGTTGGTCGAGCAGGGGGTGTTTGATGGCGTGAGCATGGATGCGAGCGAGGACGGTGACGACGTGGAAGACGACCAGAGCCCTGATTCATACCCTTCAATTTCGACATCCCCTTTTGACGACATACTGGGCGGTACCCCATCTGGTCCTCCAGCAACGGACATGATGACTATAGACAGTTCAGATCCCTACCAACATCTGCTAGACTGGACAGTTCCCTCATATGCGGATCTTGTTCAGTCTGCAACTTCATATTATCCTGCCTTGGACGGCTTCCTTGGATCGACATATGACCATAGCGCCAACATCGACCCGGCCCTTGGAAGGGACGCCAATGGTGACAATTTCATACCAGGCTTTCCCACGCAAACGCCATCGCAATTTGAGAGCATCGATGTCTCTCGGATCTCAGATGGCATTGGATCAGGAGAGCCTTCACGTCAAGGGGCAAGCCGAGAACGCCGTGCAGCGAGCAACGTTGCTAGCGGCCCACAGATGACTCTTACTATCGACAACCCTAATCCCCAGACGATGACTAGCATACTGGAGGTCTTGGCAAAGGCAAATAGTAAGGTGACGATATCTATGAACCGTGATTAGACCACCACTGACCTCACTGGCCTGGTGTATGTTGCAGAAAAGAGTAAGGTAGCGAGGACGACAGAGAAAGAAAATGCGTCAACGCCGAGAGGATGGGGGCATAGCAGCAAAGCAATAGGAATTGAGAATAGTTAGAAACGGAAGACTCGGATGCCGTCATATCCACTGTCGATAAACAGTCGATAATCCTCGTCACTGTATCATTCGATGTACGTTGAAGAGAAAGGATCAACAAGATGTGAAAGGGGTTACACGAAGAAGTAAGCACTAACCATTCAAGTTACAATTGGAAATCGATGCCATTATAGGGGCCGAGACAAGTGACTGCATCGCAATTGGCAGAGTCAACAAGAGTCGGGAGCCGAGTTTCACATGTCCTATTCTAATCCACAGACTTGTTTATTTGCGTACTATAGTTCTTCTCTGCATCATGAGCCCAGGGATAGGTACCTGCCTTGCCAACAAATCTCAGAACATCACTCCCGACTCCCCTTTCCATCTCCCAAGATTTCTGGCCCCGGTTACAGACGAAAGTTGCAGCGAGGACCTGAGTGATGACGACCTGCTCAACAGACCCGATTGCTTGCATCGGACCCGATTATTGTGAGGGGTGGTATTAATGACAAGGTGGGATCAGCTGCAACAGACCCAGTTGAGTGCATGGACCCGATTATCTCGATGAGACAGACCTGAGTAACAAACCTGACCGAAAACGGTATTGACTGCGAAGCAGAGCGAGATAGGCGATGTGATATTGAGCCTCAGTTGAAGTTATATCAAACTGTGAATAGACAATTCCATAACTGTTTCGAAACAAGCTCTTCAACTTCATTTCATCTTGCCATTCATTCAACTGATACGCCTACTGTGACTGCAAGAATATCAAGCTTTTTCTCTGTCTTTTGAATTAGCAGCCATGGCTCCCGGCAGGACCGACGTGACAGTTGCTGAAAACGGCAACGGTCTTCACACCGCGCATAATAATGGCGTTTCAAACGGAACGTCTAACGGAACAAACGGTACTTCGCACACCTCCGACGGTACAAATGGCTCCGCAAAGACAGCATTCAATGGAGTCCATTCTCATGAGGATGTCCCCATTGCCATCGTTGGTATGGGACTGAGACTTCCCGGAGGCATCGGCACCGAGGAAGACCTCTGGGACACTCTGATCAATAAGAAAGATCAGAGACAACGCGTCCCAGCTGATCGATGGAACGTCGATGCTTTCTATAGTAAGACTAACAAGCGTGGAACAGTCAAGACTGAACACGGCTACTTCCTCGCCGACGAGGATCTCCAGCAGTTTGAcacatccttcttctccatcactcGAAACGAACTCGAGAAGCTTGACCCTCAGCATCGTCTCCTTCTTGAAGTCACGCGAGAGTGTCTTGAGAATGCGGGTGAGCTTGACTGGCGTGGCAAAGACATTGGTTGTTACGTTGGTGTGT
Protein-coding regions in this window:
- a CDS encoding Hydroxymethylglutaryl-CoA synthase — its product is MTYPQNVGIKAMEIYVPPQCLDQALFEKHQGVSAGKYTIGLGLQYMNFCTDREDVCSLALTAVSSLLRKFDIDPKSIGRLEVGTESPIDKAKSVKSVLTTLFEPHGNTSLEGIDTIHACYGGTSALFNAVNWVESRSWDGRDAIVVASDIALYKEDASRPTGGAGCVAMLIGPNAVLSLEPSLRGVYMTNTFDFYKPDMKVEFPIVNGHESIACYLGALDECHKDLLRRTEAAKKQLNGNAPKTGKKVLDLFDYMAFHTPNCKLVSKSYGRLKYNDCLNSTNAADWEGIPEELRNLSYKDSLKDKTLERALVAATKTEFKKRVEPCIAAPSLCGNMYTASLYCSLISLISNIDLASAEGKTIGLFSYGSGAASTLFGMRATGDLTNMVQKIDLMSRLKQRNIQTPEDYEKACALRLKAYGNKSYKPLGDVASLAPGTYYLESIDEAYRRTYAIKGQ